In Gemmatimonadota bacterium, the following are encoded in one genomic region:
- a CDS encoding bifunctional riboflavin kinase/FAD synthetase — protein sequence MSESAIDLTLPPGLPADGRGTVATVGTFDGVHRGHWAVLLEIQERARVTGRRAVLLTFHPHPLRIVRPEAAPRLLTTPVEKKEILAESGLDYAVFLSFTQALSRYSPRRFVEEILVGRLGVEELVIGYDHGFGRGRSGDVDTLREIGDELGFEVAVVGPVEMGGGPISSSRIRDAVSAGDMDAAREGLGRPYSMRGFVVHGDRRGRTLGFPTANLEIGSQEKALPPAGIYAVRAAFRDGVFCGALHLGPRPTFRGSPPTIELHVLDFDRDVYGEEVRVDLIRYLRPVGAFESAQALVRQMEADVAAAREVLAADRGTVEGPER from the coding sequence TTGAGCGAATCCGCGATCGACCTGACCCTTCCTCCTGGGCTTCCGGCTGATGGCCGGGGCACTGTGGCGACGGTCGGCACCTTCGACGGCGTGCATCGGGGTCACTGGGCCGTTCTCCTGGAGATCCAGGAACGCGCACGCGTCACGGGACGGCGCGCGGTCCTCCTCACCTTTCATCCCCATCCGCTCCGCATCGTCCGGCCGGAGGCGGCGCCGCGCCTCCTGACGACCCCGGTCGAGAAGAAGGAAATCCTCGCCGAAAGCGGCCTCGACTACGCGGTTTTCCTGAGCTTCACGCAGGCGCTTTCGCGTTACTCCCCCCGGCGCTTCGTCGAAGAAATCCTGGTGGGCCGCCTGGGAGTTGAAGAACTCGTGATCGGGTACGATCATGGGTTTGGGCGCGGTCGGTCCGGCGACGTGGACACGCTCCGGGAAATCGGGGATGAGCTGGGCTTCGAGGTCGCTGTGGTGGGACCGGTGGAGATGGGGGGCGGACCCATCTCGTCCAGTCGGATCCGGGACGCGGTCTCGGCGGGAGACATGGATGCCGCTCGAGAAGGGCTCGGCCGTCCCTATTCGATGCGCGGCTTCGTGGTGCATGGAGACAGGCGCGGACGGACGCTCGGTTTTCCGACCGCGAACCTCGAGATCGGGAGCCAGGAGAAGGCGCTTCCCCCGGCCGGGATCTATGCGGTTCGCGCCGCTTTCCGGGATGGCGTATTCTGCGGGGCACTTCATCTGGGCCCGCGGCCGACCTTCCGGGGATCGCCGCCCACGATCGAGCTCCATGTCCTGGACTTCGACCGAGACGTGTACGGAGAGGAAGTGCGGGTGGACCTGATCCGGTACTTGCGTCCCGTGGGCGCCTTCGAGTCGGCGCAGGCGCTCGTGCGCCAGATGGAGGCCGACG